The following are from one region of the Phycisphaerales bacterium genome:
- a CDS encoding ComEA family DNA-binding protein — protein sequence MTAAAPTPQNARWVAALLISGVGLAGVGYSLATRPTPGPQPVVFVPQQVEPRVGTPIEPAAAPAPAPSSQAQAQPPDRGASISQVDPTNADAGMSIDVNTATAAQLELLPGIGPSRAAAIIESRQTAGPFRTVEDLARVHGIGPATVEGVRPYVRIEPVGGGG from the coding sequence ATGACGGCCGCAGCGCCGACGCCTCAGAACGCACGCTGGGTGGCGGCGTTGCTGATTTCAGGCGTGGGCCTGGCGGGTGTGGGGTACAGCCTGGCCACGCGACCGACGCCCGGGCCGCAACCGGTGGTGTTCGTTCCTCAGCAGGTCGAGCCGCGCGTGGGTACGCCGATCGAGCCAGCCGCAGCGCCAGCACCTGCGCCGAGCAGCCAGGCCCAGGCCCAACCGCCCGATCGCGGCGCATCGATCTCGCAGGTCGATCCGACCAATGCCGACGCCGGCATGTCGATCGACGTCAATACCGCCACGGCCGCGCAGCTCGAACTACTGCCGGGCATCGGACCCTCGAGAGCGGCGGCGATCATCGAGAGCAGGCAAACCGCGGGACCGTTCCGAACCGTGGAGGATCTGGCCCGCGTGCACGGCATCGGTCCCGCCACCGTCGAGGGGGTTCGCCCGTACGTTCGTATCGAGCCGGTGGGCGGGGGCGGATGA
- a CDS encoding endo-1,4-beta-xylanase: MLKFFVHRDGKPADGWPLAHAGIVAADGATAPGEIRVDQGVLMVSPNNPGTVSLEILYPAGAAEGGSKADRATLLTTTLLPQRDRPYLLPLELARKQLMRFLNALEEWNLAMLSAEHPALQTFERAREDFSAALVSWRSLQNDELQADDPAIAAADEKSRRALRDALEASELLVSEAVKRGLASRADGSWFNDAIERAERSIGRPAGKPVAVVKAPEAHSVTLAGVARIGCAVDPLGFEPAAQSALAKVADFISVPMPWSSIEPAEGKYQFAATDRWIEWAVRKGKLPVVAGPVLDLAPGRLPEWLFIWENDYDTLRELVYEHMRQVVTRYRRTVQWWTLASSLGVDGALALRFEQVADLLRVATMVTRKLQPQARVQVEIADPFALYAARSKRSLPPLLLAELIAQSGTHVDAIGLRIDLTEQSTAAAVRDAMAFSEMLDRYATMDRPISVTFAACPSRPVDTQGESGQWDGPWSPAAQADWIERVLAVAAAKPYVHSICWGVAQDTARTAGGAGLTDASGASRPALEALGRLRSSVRAGTQPGAGG; encoded by the coding sequence ATGCTCAAGTTCTTCGTGCATCGCGATGGGAAGCCGGCCGACGGCTGGCCGCTCGCCCACGCGGGGATCGTCGCCGCCGATGGCGCCACCGCGCCGGGCGAGATCCGGGTCGACCAGGGCGTCCTCATGGTCTCGCCCAACAACCCCGGCACGGTCTCGCTGGAGATCCTCTACCCGGCCGGCGCCGCCGAGGGTGGCTCGAAGGCCGACCGGGCGACCCTGCTCACGACGACGCTGCTTCCCCAGCGCGATCGCCCGTATCTGTTGCCATTGGAACTGGCCCGCAAGCAACTCATGCGGTTCCTCAACGCGCTCGAAGAGTGGAACCTGGCCATGCTCTCGGCCGAGCATCCGGCCCTGCAAACCTTCGAGCGCGCGCGCGAAGATTTCTCGGCCGCCCTGGTGTCCTGGCGCAGCCTGCAGAACGATGAGTTGCAGGCCGACGATCCGGCCATCGCCGCGGCCGACGAGAAGTCTCGCCGTGCGTTGCGAGACGCGCTGGAGGCCAGCGAATTGCTCGTGTCCGAAGCGGTCAAACGCGGCCTGGCCTCGCGCGCCGATGGTTCATGGTTCAACGACGCCATCGAGCGGGCCGAGCGGTCGATCGGTCGGCCGGCGGGCAAGCCGGTCGCCGTGGTCAAGGCTCCCGAGGCACACAGCGTGACGCTGGCGGGCGTGGCACGGATCGGGTGCGCAGTCGATCCGCTGGGCTTCGAGCCCGCCGCCCAGTCGGCACTGGCGAAAGTCGCCGATTTCATCAGCGTGCCCATGCCCTGGTCTTCGATCGAGCCGGCCGAGGGCAAGTACCAGTTTGCCGCAACCGATCGATGGATCGAGTGGGCCGTGCGCAAGGGCAAACTTCCTGTGGTCGCCGGCCCGGTACTCGATCTGGCCCCCGGCAGGCTCCCCGAGTGGCTCTTCATCTGGGAGAACGACTACGACACGCTGCGCGAACTGGTGTACGAGCACATGCGTCAGGTGGTGACGCGATACCGCCGAACCGTGCAGTGGTGGACGCTGGCCAGTTCGTTGGGCGTCGATGGTGCGCTCGCCCTGCGCTTCGAGCAGGTGGCCGACCTGCTGCGCGTGGCCACCATGGTGACGCGGAAGCTCCAGCCGCAGGCCCGCGTGCAGGTGGAGATCGCCGACCCCTTTGCGCTGTATGCGGCGCGCTCGAAGCGGTCGTTGCCTCCGCTGCTGTTGGCCGAGTTGATCGCCCAGAGCGGAACGCACGTTGATGCCATCGGCCTGCGAATCGATCTGACCGAGCAGAGCACCGCCGCAGCCGTGCGCGATGCGATGGCGTTCTCCGAGATGCTCGATCGCTATGCCACCATGGATCGGCCGATCTCGGTGACGTTCGCGGCGTGTCCTTCCAGGCCTGTGGACACGCAGGGCGAGAGCGGCCAGTGGGACGGGCCCTGGTCCCCCGCGGCCCAGGCCGACTGGATCGAGCGCGTCCTGGCGGTCGCCGCCGCGAAGCCCTACGTCCATTCCATTTGCTGGGGCGTGGCCCAGGACACGGCCCGAACTGCGGGCGGCGCGGGGCTGACCGACGCCAGCGGCGCTTCGCGCCCGGCGCTCGAAGCGCTCGGACGCCTGCGTAGCTCCGTACGGGCAGGCACGCAACCTGGAGCAGGCGGATGA
- a CDS encoding phosphoribosylaminoimidazolesuccinocarboxamide synthase: protein MPSAEPTHGATIARTRLALPLLHRGKVREVYDLGDHRVAIVATDRLSAFDVVLPTPIPGKGRVLTALSAWWFRWLESRRLGPTHFISDRPDLPASAFDVDGATDPASLRWRTTIAHRGDIIKLECVVRGYLEGSGWKDYRATGRVSGIELPDGLRQCDRLPEPIFTPSTKAEPPEHDEPISIEEASAFLGADLVGQLRERSLAIYGAAAEHAAGRGIILADTKFEFAFPLDASRGSREPMLADEALTPDSSRFWPADGYEPGHAQPSFDKQFVREYLMGLVERGSWDKNDPGPELPEDVVKQTAERYETALRLLTT from the coding sequence ATGCCAAGCGCCGAGCCGACCCACGGGGCCACCATAGCCCGAACCCGCCTTGCCCTCCCGCTCCTGCATCGCGGCAAGGTCCGCGAGGTGTACGACCTGGGCGACCACAGGGTTGCCATCGTCGCCACCGATCGCCTCTCGGCCTTCGACGTGGTCCTGCCGACCCCGATTCCCGGTAAGGGCCGCGTGCTGACCGCCCTGTCGGCATGGTGGTTCCGGTGGCTCGAATCCCGCCGCCTTGGCCCCACCCACTTCATCAGCGATCGGCCCGATCTTCCCGCGTCGGCCTTCGACGTCGACGGAGCGACCGATCCGGCAAGCCTCCGCTGGCGCACCACCATCGCGCACCGGGGCGACATCATCAAGCTCGAGTGCGTCGTTCGAGGCTACCTGGAGGGCTCGGGCTGGAAGGACTACCGCGCGACCGGACGCGTGAGCGGCATCGAACTCCCAGACGGCCTGCGCCAGTGCGATCGGCTGCCCGAGCCCATCTTCACGCCCAGCACCAAGGCCGAGCCGCCCGAGCACGACGAGCCCATCTCGATCGAAGAGGCTTCGGCATTCCTCGGGGCCGACCTGGTGGGACAACTCCGCGAACGCTCGCTGGCGATCTACGGGGCCGCCGCCGAGCACGCGGCCGGCCGCGGCATTATCCTGGCCGACACGAAGTTCGAGTTCGCGTTCCCGCTCGATGCCTCGCGAGGCTCGCGAGAACCAATGCTCGCCGACGAGGCGCTCACCCCCGATAGCTCCCGCTTCTGGCCGGCCGATGGATACGAGCCCGGGCACGCCCAGCCGAGCTTCGACAAGCAATTCGTGCGCGAGTACCTGATGGGCCTGGTCGAGCGCGGCTCGTGGGACAAGAACGACCCCGGTCCCGAGTTGCCCGAAGACGTCGTGAAGCAGACGGCCGAGCGCTACGAGACCGCGCTGCGGCTGCTGACGACCTGA
- a CDS encoding ABC transporter ATP-binding protein, producing the protein MTQMATPQSASTPEATSPSARPVVAVQGLTKTFRDFWMRPRARAVADVTFDIRPHEIFGLLGPNGSGKSTTIKILLGLLKPTKGRVAVFGKSPTDVQIKKRIGYLPEESYLYPFLNARETLDYYGRLFGLDHSTRQKRIDDLLDMVGLKAAQYRQVREYSKGMQRRIGLAQALINDPDLLILDEPTTGLDPIGTRQVKDLIVELGRRGKTVLLSSHLLADVEDVVDRMVVLYGGRIRKEGTREQLLLSTDRTTIEADTLDEQTLAEIDEVIRRRTGGAKAVQRVSHPRQKLEELFLKIVEDAQAERLETAGAEGGGMTAEFLRAQSVPQDEGEALISDLVREEPPAQAEQEEPVEPEPEPESVDEVVVEDLIEDETQPQETEDKPEVDLGVIGSLMDDDEEDDGKAGKDTKR; encoded by the coding sequence ATGACCCAGATGGCAACCCCGCAGTCGGCATCAACGCCCGAGGCCACCAGTCCATCGGCCCGACCCGTCGTTGCCGTGCAGGGGCTCACCAAGACGTTCCGCGATTTCTGGATGCGGCCGCGCGCCCGCGCGGTGGCGGACGTGACCTTCGACATCCGACCGCACGAGATCTTCGGATTGCTGGGCCCCAACGGCTCGGGCAAGAGCACGACGATTAAGATCCTGCTCGGGCTGCTCAAGCCCACCAAGGGCCGCGTCGCCGTGTTCGGCAAGTCGCCCACCGACGTGCAGATCAAGAAGCGCATCGGGTACCTGCCCGAGGAGAGCTATCTCTATCCGTTCCTGAACGCGCGAGAGACGCTGGACTACTACGGCCGCCTCTTTGGGCTCGATCACTCCACCCGGCAGAAGCGCATCGACGACCTGCTGGACATGGTGGGCCTGAAGGCCGCCCAGTATCGGCAGGTCCGCGAGTACTCCAAGGGCATGCAGCGTCGCATCGGCCTGGCCCAGGCGCTCATCAACGACCCCGACCTGCTGATCCTCGACGAGCCCACGACGGGCCTGGACCCCATCGGCACGCGGCAGGTAAAGGACCTGATCGTTGAACTCGGGCGGCGGGGCAAGACCGTGCTGCTGTCCAGCCACCTGCTGGCAGACGTCGAAGACGTGGTCGATCGCATGGTCGTGCTCTACGGCGGACGAATCCGCAAGGAAGGCACTCGCGAGCAATTGCTGCTGTCGACCGATCGGACCACCATCGAGGCCGACACGCTCGATGAACAGACGCTGGCGGAGATCGATGAGGTTATCCGCCGCCGTACCGGGGGCGCCAAGGCGGTGCAGCGGGTCTCACACCCGCGGCAGAAGCTTGAAGAGCTGTTCCTCAAGATCGTCGAAGATGCGCAGGCCGAACGACTCGAGACCGCCGGTGCCGAGGGCGGCGGGATGACGGCCGAGTTCCTCCGCGCCCAGAGCGTTCCGCAGGACGAGGGCGAGGCGCTGATCAGCGATCTCGTGCGCGAGGAGCCGCCTGCCCAGGCCGAGCAGGAAGAGCCCGTCGAGCCCGAACCCGAGCCTGAGAGCGTCGACGAAGTAGTGGTGGAGGATCTCATCGAAGATGAGACCCAGCCGCAGGAGACCGAAGACAAGCCCGAGGTCGACCTTGGCGTCATCGGTTCGCTCATGGATGACGACGAAGAGGATGATGGCAAGGCCGGCAAGGACACGAAGCGATGA
- a CDS encoding SPFH domain-containing protein, producing the protein MSEPTDRGDDAPRKDDASLESMLPELREDQSSAAPVREASVRLRADGGSGEQAINDMHAANESLAAAFRTMYRLLQLAIVGLVVIYIFSGFRTVSAGERGIKVQFGRPSADTVSPGFTWTLPYPLGQLVRVQTGQRTVQLEDEFWFRVDDRDRGRSLEELARAPRRSLDPERDGALITSDQNLVHTQWTVVYRREDPREFASNITPEDEQAIVRTAVQRGVIRAVSTTAIDDLLRETGAAGGVASRAQRIAQETLEAIDAGIIVESLSMRTRTPPLSVWQAFTEVQTAESQSQTQRVQAESFASNELSRVAGAAAEVILEQINRYEQAVELGEEAEQDAILDKIHRLLAGEPVEIDGEIQSYPVSGQVSQILNTAQQQRVEAEQSAKLMLALYNAKLPQYRQNPDLVLQSDWSRMMVSVLSRDTVEVIKLPLGTINLLVNPDPEIRRMINEIEQERLNREAQERRQRRDRDREFRTDTEMREFGG; encoded by the coding sequence ATGAGTGAGCCGACCGATCGCGGCGATGACGCCCCCCGCAAGGACGACGCGTCGCTCGAATCGATGTTGCCCGAGTTGCGCGAGGATCAGTCCAGCGCCGCGCCCGTGCGCGAGGCGTCGGTTCGCCTGCGCGCCGATGGCGGCTCGGGCGAGCAGGCCATCAACGACATGCACGCGGCCAACGAGTCGCTGGCGGCGGCGTTCCGCACGATGTACCGGCTGTTGCAACTGGCCATCGTGGGGCTGGTGGTCATCTACATCTTCAGCGGCTTCCGGACGGTGAGCGCGGGCGAGCGTGGCATCAAGGTGCAGTTCGGTCGGCCCTCGGCCGACACGGTGTCGCCCGGTTTCACGTGGACGCTGCCCTACCCGCTCGGGCAGCTCGTGCGCGTGCAGACCGGCCAGCGGACGGTGCAGCTCGAAGACGAGTTCTGGTTCCGCGTGGATGATCGCGATCGTGGTCGTTCGCTGGAGGAACTGGCGCGGGCGCCGCGGCGATCGCTCGATCCCGAGCGGGATGGCGCACTGATCACCAGCGATCAGAACCTCGTCCACACGCAGTGGACGGTGGTGTACCGCCGCGAGGATCCCCGCGAGTTTGCCAGCAACATCACTCCCGAAGACGAGCAGGCCATTGTCCGGACGGCCGTGCAGCGCGGCGTGATCCGTGCGGTCTCGACGACGGCGATCGACGACCTGCTGCGCGAGACCGGCGCTGCCGGCGGCGTGGCCAGCCGAGCCCAGCGCATCGCCCAGGAAACGCTCGAAGCCATCGATGCGGGCATCATCGTTGAGTCTCTGTCGATGCGGACGCGCACGCCTCCACTGAGCGTGTGGCAGGCGTTCACCGAAGTGCAGACCGCCGAGAGCCAGAGCCAGACGCAACGCGTGCAGGCCGAGAGCTTCGCGTCCAACGAACTCAGCCGGGTCGCCGGTGCGGCCGCCGAGGTCATCCTCGAGCAGATCAATCGCTACGAGCAGGCCGTCGAGCTTGGCGAGGAAGCCGAGCAGGATGCGATCCTGGACAAAATCCACCGATTGCTCGCTGGTGAACCGGTGGAGATCGACGGCGAGATCCAGAGCTATCCGGTGAGCGGCCAAGTATCGCAGATCCTCAACACCGCCCAGCAGCAGCGGGTTGAGGCGGAACAGTCGGCCAAGCTGATGCTGGCGCTGTACAACGCGAAGCTGCCGCAGTATCGCCAGAACCCAGACCTGGTGCTGCAGAGCGACTGGTCGCGCATGATGGTGTCGGTGCTCTCGCGGGACACGGTGGAGGTCATCAAGCTGCCGCTTGGCACGATCAACCTTCTGGTGAATCCCGACCCGGAGATTCGTCGGATGATCAACGAGATCGAGCAGGAGCGGTTGAATCGCGAGGCCCAGGAACGCCGCCAGCGTCGCGATCGCGACCGGGAGTTCCGGACCGACACCGAGATGCGCGAATTTGGCGGTTGA
- a CDS encoding SPFH domain-containing protein — MPKFILTFGVAILFVVVLLVYAMTFTVRFTEAAVVTYFGEVSKEVTEPGLRFKWFYPIEGVTKYETTNRLSQARIETYQTRDDRQLIVGAFAIWRVKPNEVGTFYRRFSNSGPRAADHYRAAATLVEDTLRSSMSELSSYSMAELFTPNEAASRLEELEERVLAQMKSTLEGQGERSFGIEVVQAGIARTSLPQTTTEAALERMRQDRARIVTGLQQSGQSEADAIRSRAESNAAKILAFAESRARQIRARGDQEAARYLEQMSEVPGLAIYLKNLELLEEAMFGRATLLFSTDTPGLNLLDPSLFESSEAGEIPGMGTFLGEPEGARGRGDE, encoded by the coding sequence ATGCCCAAGTTCATCTTGACATTCGGCGTGGCGATCCTCTTCGTGGTCGTCTTGCTGGTCTACGCGATGACCTTCACGGTGCGCTTCACCGAAGCGGCCGTGGTCACGTACTTCGGTGAGGTTTCCAAGGAGGTCACCGAGCCGGGCCTCCGTTTCAAATGGTTCTACCCCATCGAGGGCGTGACCAAGTACGAAACGACCAATCGCCTGTCGCAGGCGCGCATCGAGACCTATCAGACGCGCGATGACCGGCAGTTGATCGTCGGCGCCTTTGCCATCTGGCGTGTCAAGCCCAACGAGGTTGGGACTTTCTACCGCCGGTTCAGCAACTCCGGACCTCGGGCGGCCGACCACTACCGCGCGGCCGCGACGCTCGTGGAAGACACGCTGCGCAGCTCGATGTCCGAGTTGAGCTCGTACTCGATGGCCGAACTGTTCACGCCCAACGAGGCAGCCTCCAGGCTGGAAGAGCTCGAAGAGCGCGTGCTGGCACAGATGAAGTCGACGCTCGAGGGCCAGGGCGAACGGTCGTTCGGCATCGAGGTCGTGCAGGCGGGGATCGCCCGAACGAGCCTGCCCCAGACCACCACCGAGGCGGCCCTGGAGCGCATGCGCCAGGATCGCGCCCGCATCGTGACCGGGCTGCAGCAGAGCGGCCAGAGCGAGGCCGACGCCATTCGATCGCGGGCCGAGAGCAACGCTGCCAAGATCCTGGCGTTCGCCGAGAGTCGCGCCCGGCAGATTCGCGCTCGCGGCGATCAGGAGGCTGCGCGATATCTCGAACAGATGAGCGAGGTGCCGGGCCTTGCGATCTACCTGAAGAACCTGGAACTGCTCGAAGAGGCGATGTTCGGCCGGGCCACGCTGCTTTTCTCGACCGACACGCCCGGCTTGAACCTGCTGGATCCGTCGCTGTTCGAATCGAGCGAGGCGGGCGAGATTCCCGGCATGGGTACGTTCTTGGGCGAGCCCGAAGGAGCGAGGGGGCGCGGCGATGAGTGA
- a CDS encoding SPFH domain-containing protein — MSGDFNTYKRAASHCILGLIFQSVFGVGLLIYGIVGNEPTAVTGSIFALVGLVPWIVLLILYDQHRRERIEAMEAEAFAATDAATSSVFEEAEGGLRVAGRRLKLIRTVAVPTVGLVFGAALILAGLLRIGPGRELANPDEFVAPPHELVGLTLGLAVAVIGFMFSRYTAGMAKRPAWQALQGGATIAAGTAVFGLLVGAGHVVDQLGSNDVIRAMLYVSPILLVVFGAEAILNFLLELYRPRKPDEGFRPPFASRLLGPVASPEVVAESVSGAIDYQFGYEVSRSWMYRLLTRRAWMLILAAALVLWGMSGVVVVRPDQTGIHTRFGRVVDAHVEPGLHLKLPWPVDRIEVPGVYEFDEDRVERLVGYSTSTVRNIDGASAPRAVETDAYLWTNLMAENESTMLVQPSRGEVEAGSEVEFGRDLSMLRVEVPVRYTVEDVEAWELFTQDGNHLDMLYRLTQKVVMRYLLRSRVDELLGPKRAEMAAEIRDHLEEEFIKANPKQNGEPIVRILSVGVSGVAPPASVALQYGQVVEQEQKYQAQLNAAQAEAIRSLTRVVGSVELADEIVAEIDALGRLQSRRGSTVDEELEAEIIEQELKIDRLLAEAGGQAASLIAEAQAQRWERHMGQWGEAQLAMGQAAADRANRPYFRAQLYLDRFFNALDGKRVMIVPGRRGVSMEVDLTHDRQGGGILQDDFSSSDGG, encoded by the coding sequence ATGTCGGGTGATTTCAATACCTACAAGCGTGCGGCCAGCCACTGCATCCTGGGCCTGATCTTCCAGAGCGTGTTTGGCGTCGGGCTGTTGATCTACGGCATCGTGGGCAACGAGCCCACGGCGGTCACCGGCTCGATCTTCGCGCTGGTGGGCCTGGTGCCCTGGATCGTGCTGCTGATCCTCTACGACCAGCACCGCCGAGAGCGGATCGAGGCGATGGAAGCCGAGGCCTTCGCCGCGACCGACGCGGCGACGAGTTCGGTATTCGAGGAAGCCGAGGGCGGCCTGCGGGTTGCAGGCCGGCGACTGAAGTTGATCCGTACGGTCGCGGTCCCGACGGTGGGGCTGGTCTTTGGCGCCGCGCTCATCCTCGCTGGCCTGCTGCGGATCGGCCCCGGTCGCGAACTTGCCAACCCCGATGAGTTCGTGGCCCCGCCGCATGAACTCGTGGGCCTGACGCTGGGCCTGGCCGTCGCGGTGATCGGGTTCATGTTCAGCAGGTATACCGCGGGCATGGCCAAGCGGCCTGCCTGGCAGGCGCTGCAGGGTGGCGCCACGATCGCGGCCGGCACGGCCGTGTTCGGCCTGCTCGTGGGCGCGGGCCACGTGGTCGATCAGCTTGGCAGCAACGACGTGATCCGTGCGATGCTGTACGTCTCGCCCATCCTGCTTGTGGTGTTCGGGGCCGAGGCGATCCTGAACTTTCTTCTCGAGCTCTACCGCCCGCGCAAGCCCGACGAGGGCTTTCGCCCGCCGTTTGCGTCTCGCCTGCTTGGCCCGGTCGCGTCGCCCGAGGTGGTGGCCGAGTCGGTCAGCGGCGCGATCGACTACCAGTTCGGCTACGAGGTATCTCGCAGCTGGATGTATCGCCTGCTTACCCGGCGCGCGTGGATGCTGATCCTGGCCGCGGCGCTCGTTCTGTGGGGCATGTCGGGCGTGGTGGTGGTGCGGCCCGATCAGACGGGCATCCACACGCGATTCGGGCGTGTGGTCGATGCGCACGTAGAGCCCGGTCTGCACTTGAAGCTGCCCTGGCCCGTGGACCGCATCGAAGTGCCCGGCGTGTATGAGTTCGACGAGGACCGCGTGGAGCGGCTGGTGGGCTACTCGACGAGCACGGTTCGCAACATCGACGGTGCGAGCGCCCCACGGGCGGTCGAGACCGACGCATACCTGTGGACCAATCTCATGGCCGAGAACGAGTCGACCATGCTCGTGCAGCCATCGCGGGGCGAGGTGGAGGCCGGCTCGGAAGTGGAGTTCGGCCGGGACCTGAGCATGCTGCGGGTCGAAGTGCCCGTGCGTTACACAGTCGAAGATGTCGAGGCGTGGGAGCTGTTCACCCAGGACGGCAACCACCTGGACATGCTGTATCGCCTGACGCAGAAGGTCGTAATGCGATACCTGCTGCGGTCGAGGGTCGACGAATTGCTTGGGCCCAAGCGGGCGGAGATGGCCGCGGAAATCCGCGATCACCTCGAAGAGGAGTTCATCAAGGCCAACCCCAAGCAGAACGGCGAGCCCATCGTGCGGATCCTCTCGGTTGGTGTTTCGGGCGTGGCACCGCCGGCCTCGGTAGCGCTCCAGTACGGCCAGGTCGTCGAGCAGGAACAGAAGTACCAGGCGCAGCTCAACGCGGCCCAGGCCGAAGCCATTCGCTCGCTCACCCGCGTGGTCGGGTCGGTAGAACTGGCCGACGAAATCGTCGCCGAGATCGATGCGCTCGGACGCTTGCAGTCCCGGCGTGGCTCGACGGTTGATGAGGAACTCGAAGCGGAAATCATCGAGCAGGAACTCAAGATCGACCGCCTGCTGGCCGAGGCGGGCGGGCAGGCCGCGTCGCTCATCGCCGAGGCGCAGGCCCAGCGGTGGGAGCGCCACATGGGCCAGTGGGGCGAAGCGCAGCTGGCCATGGGCCAGGCCGCGGCGGACCGGGCCAACCGCCCGTACTTCCGCGCACAGTTGTATTTGGATCGTTTCTTCAACGCGCTCGATGGAAAGCGTGTGATGATCGTGCCAGGCCGGCGTGGCGTGTCGATGGAAGTCGACCTGACGCACGATCGGCAGGGTGGCGGCATCCTGCAGGACGACTTCTCGTCGTCGGATGGCGGCTGA
- a CDS encoding ABC transporter permease subunit gives MLSQLFTIARNTFVESVRQPILLLLVLISGLLQVFNTWTAAFSMGRSSSAEVYGDNKLLLDVGLATIFGAGVLMAAFLATAVISSEIERKTMLTVVSKPISRAWVVVGKYLGVAGAITGAVVIMLAFLLLAIRHGVMSTAGDNLDMPVILFSLGAVIGSLLLAAAGNFMYGWSFNQTAVVAMLPLVLLAYLGVLLISKKWEFQPITSDLPVKILIACSAMVLAILVLTAVATAASTRLGQVMTIVVCAGVFLGGLLSNYFLGRQAFSNDIVGVVDFAQPPEVGENNPSARGAFMEVTLKEPPRIEIEPGDPFFYGPNPNGVALVTGNFTPFAGDPSDTPSLFEPTTPSGLVVQSVQGKELVVQNIGRNPLQLYREPERDDYVFITPTRVEPVSATLWAVIPNMHYYWLLDAVTQNREVPASHLLKVVIYALLQIAAFLALAIALFQRRDVG, from the coding sequence ATGCTCAGCCAACTCTTCACCATTGCCCGAAACACCTTCGTCGAGAGCGTCAGGCAGCCCATCCTCCTGCTGCTGGTGCTCATCAGCGGGCTCCTGCAGGTCTTCAACACGTGGACGGCCGCATTCAGCATGGGTCGGAGCAGTTCGGCCGAGGTCTACGGTGACAATAAACTCTTGCTGGACGTAGGGTTAGCGACTATCTTCGGAGCCGGCGTCCTCATGGCGGCCTTCCTTGCCACCGCCGTTATCTCCAGCGAGATTGAACGCAAGACCATGCTCACGGTGGTCAGCAAGCCCATCTCCAGGGCCTGGGTCGTCGTCGGAAAGTACCTGGGGGTCGCGGGTGCCATCACCGGCGCCGTGGTCATCATGCTCGCCTTCCTGCTGCTGGCGATCCGCCACGGCGTGATGTCCACCGCGGGCGACAACCTCGACATGCCCGTCATCCTTTTCAGCCTCGGAGCGGTCATTGGCTCGCTCCTGCTGGCCGCCGCGGGCAATTTCATGTACGGCTGGTCCTTCAACCAGACGGCCGTGGTCGCCATGCTGCCCCTGGTGCTGCTGGCCTATCTCGGCGTCCTGCTCATTTCCAAGAAGTGGGAGTTCCAGCCCATCACATCCGACCTGCCGGTCAAGATCCTCATCGCCTGCTCGGCCATGGTGCTCGCGATCCTCGTGCTGACCGCCGTTGCCACGGCCGCCAGTACGCGGCTGGGCCAGGTCATGACCATCGTCGTCTGTGCGGGCGTCTTCCTCGGCGGTTTGCTCTCGAACTACTTCCTGGGCAGGCAAGCATTCTCCAACGACATCGTCGGCGTGGTCGACTTTGCCCAGCCCCCCGAGGTCGGCGAGAACAACCCCTCGGCCCGCGGGGCCTTCATGGAAGTCACCCTCAAGGAGCCACCGCGTATCGAGATCGAGCCGGGCGATCCGTTCTTTTATGGGCCAAACCCCAACGGCGTGGCCTTGGTGACGGGCAACTTCACGCCCTTTGCCGGAGATCCATCCGACACGCCCAGCCTGTTCGAGCCCACTACGCCCAGCGGCCTGGTCGTCCAGAGCGTGCAGGGCAAGGAACTGGTGGTCCAGAACATCGGGCGCAACCCGCTGCAGCTCTACCGAGAGCCAGAACGGGACGACTACGTGTTCATTACCCCCACCCGGGTCGAGCCGGTCTCGGCCACGCTCTGGGCGGTGATTCCGAACATGCACTATTACTGGTTGCTCGACGCGGTGACGCAGAACCGAGAGGTGCCTGCATCGCACCTGTTGAAGGTCGTGATCTATGCCCTGCTCCAGATCGCGGCCTTCTTGGCGTTGGCCATCGCGCTCTTCCAGCGACGCGACGTAGGGTAA